In a genomic window of Streptomyces sp. NBC_01231:
- a CDS encoding condensation domain-containing protein, protein MSGELRRLGARTAPASAGQERLWLIEATAGGSATYNVPVFLAWRERIDVAALEAALLFLVERHEVLRTGYELRDGRLLQIVRDPRTPPVEVIDAGSVPDAARWVRGEATRRGREPFDLADGVVLRCVVWRGLPGGDALLLAVHHIAVDGWSLDPLLDDLSAAYQAALEGRRPSVDELPVQYADFAVWDHDVARTPDIRRRIEERAGELLEISGELVLDGCREVPQAAEGSRPGRQRDFPIPPEVAAEVGELARSLRATPFVLWFAAVQAALYRWSGRREFLVGAVTANRNHSELERLVGFFVNTVPLRCAVDPDQSFAGLCRTARTESFRSLSNQKLPFDQLTTAVNAARGTGRSALVNVGFVHQAPPFGHARWAPPVELSTGTAKFDLMVIINEVGDDLTVTVEYDTERYSDEVCGRLGDTLVELVTEAVSGPDRPLAEFLGEPPAVLEPASAPATRKKDDAPLTDGQRRAAELFVAVLREGSRYAMVGSVDELTADANFFALGGHSLLAVTMLAEAERRYGVELPPRVFLVDPTVAGLAHALSAAEARDDVPAAVTGDGPHPATSAQQRFWLLDRMPWLRSAYISPTVVELAGGTDREALRRAVDTVLARHPALRSRFTLDRKERRVYYRTDGPPAVATVTESPADLREHLAESCATPFDLAKEAPVRADIVCVDGRTLLGLVPHHIVVDGWSAQVLLDQIATAYRQDGDLAEPVHPAAVAEPVDADRVTAVVERLRGALVDPPLPHDRPRGELQSTAAATVTALVGEERHRQLRKVAVGELGCSTFVIAATLMGAALARGGAGRDFLLAFPWSGRDSTKAADAVGMFVNTLVVRVNLTGDPTWRELLARVRDDAKAAFRDAAAPYDPVVSALHPDRDLGRPPLTPLYLTAAEEPDLLPPFARHLRPDPLHIKYELELAATERGDDLELELAYATALFDERTARDLLDAMVAAAADLSDDPDSQP, encoded by the coding sequence ATGAGCGGCGAACTGCGGCGGCTCGGGGCACGGACCGCCCCGGCGTCGGCCGGCCAGGAACGGCTGTGGCTGATCGAGGCGACCGCCGGGGGCAGTGCCACGTACAACGTGCCGGTGTTCCTGGCCTGGCGTGAGCGCATCGACGTGGCGGCGCTGGAAGCGGCTCTGCTGTTCCTGGTCGAGCGGCACGAGGTGCTGCGGACCGGCTACGAGTTACGCGACGGGCGGCTCCTCCAGATCGTCCGAGATCCGCGGACGCCGCCGGTCGAGGTCATCGATGCCGGCTCCGTGCCGGACGCGGCGCGGTGGGTGCGCGGCGAAGCCACGCGGCGCGGGCGCGAGCCCTTCGACCTGGCCGACGGCGTGGTGCTGCGGTGCGTTGTCTGGCGCGGGCTGCCGGGCGGCGACGCGCTCCTGCTGGCGGTGCACCACATCGCGGTGGACGGCTGGTCGCTCGACCCGCTCCTGGACGATCTCTCCGCCGCCTACCAGGCCGCGCTGGAGGGACGGCGGCCATCAGTGGACGAACTGCCCGTTCAGTACGCGGACTTCGCTGTCTGGGACCATGACGTGGCCCGGACGCCCGACATCCGGCGCCGGATCGAGGAGCGGGCCGGCGAGCTGCTGGAGATCTCCGGCGAACTCGTCCTGGACGGGTGCCGCGAGGTCCCGCAGGCCGCCGAGGGCAGCCGTCCCGGAAGGCAACGTGACTTCCCGATCCCGCCCGAGGTGGCCGCCGAGGTGGGTGAGCTGGCCCGGTCGCTGCGGGCGACGCCGTTCGTGCTGTGGTTCGCCGCCGTCCAGGCCGCGCTCTACCGCTGGTCGGGGCGGCGCGAGTTCCTCGTCGGCGCGGTGACCGCCAACCGGAACCACTCCGAGCTGGAACGGCTCGTCGGGTTCTTCGTCAACACCGTCCCGCTGCGCTGCGCAGTGGACCCCGACCAGTCGTTCGCCGGGCTGTGCCGCACGGCCCGGACCGAGTCATTCCGCTCCCTGAGCAACCAGAAGCTTCCGTTCGACCAGCTCACCACGGCGGTGAACGCGGCGCGCGGCACCGGCCGGTCGGCGCTGGTCAACGTCGGTTTCGTGCACCAGGCGCCGCCCTTTGGCCACGCCCGCTGGGCGCCTCCGGTGGAACTGTCCACCGGAACCGCCAAGTTCGACCTGATGGTGATCATCAATGAGGTCGGGGACGACCTGACCGTCACCGTCGAGTACGACACCGAGCGCTACTCCGACGAGGTCTGCGGCCGCCTCGGCGACACCCTCGTAGAGCTGGTCACAGAAGCCGTCAGCGGCCCGGACCGGCCGTTGGCCGAGTTCCTGGGCGAGCCGCCCGCTGTGCTGGAGCCTGCCTCCGCGCCGGCCACCCGGAAGAAGGACGACGCTCCGCTCACGGACGGGCAACGGCGGGCGGCGGAGCTGTTCGTGGCCGTGCTGCGCGAGGGCAGCCGCTACGCCATGGTCGGGTCTGTCGACGAGCTGACCGCCGACGCCAACTTCTTCGCCCTCGGAGGGCACTCGCTGCTGGCGGTCACCATGCTGGCGGAGGCCGAGCGGCGGTACGGCGTCGAGCTGCCGCCCCGCGTCTTCCTCGTCGACCCCACCGTTGCCGGTTTGGCGCACGCACTGTCGGCGGCGGAGGCGAGGGACGACGTCCCGGCGGCGGTCACCGGGGACGGACCGCATCCGGCGACCTCGGCACAGCAGCGTTTCTGGCTGCTGGACCGGATGCCGTGGCTGCGCTCGGCCTACATCTCGCCGACCGTGGTCGAGCTGGCCGGCGGGACCGACCGCGAGGCGCTGCGGCGCGCCGTGGACACGGTGCTCGCGCGGCATCCGGCGCTGCGGTCGCGGTTCACCCTGGACCGCAAGGAGCGCCGGGTGTACTACCGGACCGACGGCCCGCCCGCCGTCGCCACGGTCACCGAGTCACCGGCCGACCTGCGCGAACACCTGGCCGAGAGCTGCGCCACGCCGTTCGACCTGGCCAAGGAGGCGCCGGTACGCGCCGACATCGTATGCGTGGACGGCCGGACGCTGCTTGGGCTGGTTCCCCACCACATCGTCGTGGACGGCTGGTCCGCTCAGGTCCTCCTCGACCAGATCGCCACCGCCTACCGGCAGGACGGCGACCTCGCCGAGCCCGTCCACCCGGCGGCGGTCGCCGAGCCGGTCGACGCCGACCGCGTCACGGCCGTGGTGGAACGCCTGCGCGGCGCCCTCGTCGACCCGCCGCTGCCGCACGACCGCCCCCGGGGTGAGCTGCAGTCCACCGCGGCGGCCACCGTCACCGCGCTCGTCGGGGAGGAACGCCACCGGCAGCTGCGGAAGGTCGCCGTGGGCGAGCTGGGCTGCAGCACGTTCGTGATCGCGGCCACGCTGATGGGTGCGGCGCTCGCACGCGGCGGCGCCGGGCGTGACTTCCTGCTCGCCTTCCCCTGGTCGGGACGCGACTCGACCAAAGCGGCCGACGCCGTGGGCATGTTCGTCAACACCCTGGTGGTGCGGGTGAACCTGACCGGCGATCCGACCTGGCGCGAGCTGCTGGCCCGGGTGCGCGACGACGCGAAGGCGGCCTTCCGGGACGCCGCAGCCCCCTATGACCCGGTGGTCTCGGCCCTGCACCCCGACCGGGATCTCGGCCGCCCGCCGCTCACCCCCCTCTACCTGACCGCCGCGGAGGAGCCGGACCTCCTTCCGCCCTTCGCCCGTCACCTGAGGCCCGACCCACTGCACATCAAGTACGAGCTCGAACTGGCCGCCACCGAACGCGGCGACGACCTCGAGCTGGAACTGGCGTACGCGACGGCGCTGTTCGACGAGCGCACGGCACGCGACCTGCTTGACGCCATGGTCGCCGCGGCGGCGGACCTTTCCGACGACCCCGATTCCCAGCCATGA
- a CDS encoding acyl carrier protein yields the protein MDDQLLDRVRDAWALVLGSDDPASVPLDTNFLEAGGSSLLLIMLWEELSQHTDRDLRVSDLFQHSTVRAQVALLAGEAEHVTADLPSQGPGRGDLLGLRGAGR from the coding sequence GTGGACGATCAACTCCTCGACCGCGTGCGTGACGCGTGGGCCTTGGTCCTCGGCTCCGACGACCCGGCGAGCGTCCCGCTCGACACCAATTTCCTGGAGGCCGGGGGCAGCTCACTGCTGCTGATCATGCTCTGGGAGGAGCTGTCCCAGCACACCGACCGCGACCTGCGCGTCTCCGATCTCTTCCAGCACTCCACGGTGCGCGCGCAGGTCGCGCTGCTGGCCGGTGAGGCCGAGCACGTCACCGCCGACCTGCCGTCGCAGGGACCGGGCCGGGGCGACCTGCTCGGACTGCGAGGTGCCGGCCGATGA